From a single Zygotorulaspora mrakii chromosome 2, complete sequence genomic region:
- the REH1 gene encoding Reh1p (similar to Saccharomyces cerevisiae REH1 (YLR387C); ancestral locus Anc_4.243) yields MSYAIFTCNSCSIQFRSSDSQRYHMKTEWHRYNLKRRIANLPPIDAAQFAEKLQVVERERSENQVDEFGFPLFKGVHRLSKEKKRDKRSEQGEGSTLATRSRRPEAHEEPLGPVRSISPTGSVASRISRLSIRSGEVTTDFGEDTMSEYGFTSESNYESDIGDDNISISSAGEQENNEVSINDCIFCGAKHKDLERNLSHMFKRHGLYIPERSYLVDLPGLIQHLIEIVVHKKQCLCCVFKGTTLESIRAHMNSKRHCKLPYETKEERNSVSQFYDFSSLDSQQTETDDMTSSKKIRFSDSKTEEDKTLPAMDSGENGINSNYSVFPVDDTGMELTLPTGARVGHRSGQRYYRQNISLPPGHSESRRTVSAADRRLASGITEKQFKQGLKNMQQMEKRALDQQIRREKSSKINYQAHYRDELLQ; encoded by the coding sequence ATGAGCTATGCTATATTCACCTGTAATTCCTGTTCGATTCAGTTCAGATCGAGTGATTCACAAAGGTATCATATGAAGACTGAATGGCACAGatataatttgaaaagaagaattgcCAATTTGCCGCCAATTGATGCTGCCCAgtttgctgaaaaattacaagtagttgaaagagaaagatcTGAAAACCAGGTAGATGAGTTCGGCTTTCCTCTATTCAAAGGAGTTCATCGCCTCTcgaaggaaaagaagagagaCAAGCGATCAGAACAGGGTGAAGGGTCGACTCTGGCGACACGGAGCAGAAGACCGGAGGCACATGAAGAACCTTTAGGACCTGTACGCTCCATTTCACCTACTGGATCTGTCGCTTCAAGAATATCGAGGTTGTCTATACGGAGTGGAGAAGTCACTACAGATTTCGGGGAGGACACCATGTCAGAATATGGATTTACCAGCGAATCCAACTATGAGTCAGATATTGGTGATGAtaatatttcaatatcatctgCAGGTGAACAGGAAAATAACGAGGTAAGCATAAACGACTGCATTTTCTGTGGAGCGAAACATAAGGATCTCGAAAGGAATTTGAGCCACATGTTCAAGCGCCATGGTCTTTATATCCCTGAGAGGTCATATCTTGTAGATTTACCTGGGCTAATCCAACATTTGATTGAAATTGTAGTTCATAAGAAGCAATGTTTGTGTTGTGTTTTTAAGGGCACCACACTGGAAAGCATACGTGCACATATGAATTCTAAACGTCATTGTAAGCTCCCTTACGAAACCAAGGAGGAGCGAAATAGTGTATCTCAGTTCTACGATTTCAGCTCTTTAGATTCCCAACAAACAGAAACTGATGACATGACTAGTTCTAAAAAAATTCGTTTCTCCGACAGTAAAACTGAGGAAGACAAAACGCTCCCGGCTATGGACTCCGGCGAGAACGGTATCAACTCTAATTACTCTGTTTTTCCTGTAGATGATACGGGTATGGAATTAACTCTACCAACAGGTGCGAGAGTTGGCCACCGTAGTGGCCAAAGATATTACAGACAAAATATAAGTTTACCACCAGGCCATAGCGAAAGTAGAAGAACCGTTAGTGCTGCAGATAGAAGACTGGCCAGTGGTATCACTGAGAAACAATTCAAACAAGGACTTAAAAACATGCAGCAGATGGAAAAGAGGGCTCTCGATCAACAGAtcagaagagaaaaatcaagCAAAATCAACTATCAGGCACATTATAGGGATGAGCTGTTACAATGA
- the TSR1 gene encoding small subunit rRNA maturation protein TSR1 (similar to Saccharomyces cerevisiae TSR1 (YDL060W); ancestral locus Anc_4.244), which yields MAGHSHRSSIKNGHKGFKSRHSSKGALKRIYKGKVEKNSKSSNGSSGKPQSKLQRKNAARQLRQQKIMDTGEMRKLFEGSSGADKIITIIPLANDVDPLDIYRKLLASAEVDDVLAESTEGPFVKNLYIKKYKGNLKIVSPDMSNFLQILDCAKVSDYVIFGLSGTSEVDTQVGEQIIRALELQGIASYMGVVSNLSEVHPKEKFQLDVKKSLESYFKHFFPNEDRVYNLEKLSESSNALRVLCQKYPREVKWRDDRGYVVADEIDFVERDLEYGELVVEGTVRGNGFHANRLVHIPELGDFQLTRIEKCKSSARKRKQQHSSNEDLNLDLNHVFESTDNRETLDDYAPTDYDVGECYEDEEFEYDNLKSARYDGHGFLPGVQQSKSASTVPKGTSEYQAKWYLNDVEEVSEGVVDDDFQDLQDLDEDEEIVDSNVDFDSNGGSELMEVEEDMSIDGDQEPMFVDLSPEEEENQLNAYRDLEKEDREFPDEIELKPNESAIERLKRYRGLKNLYNCNWDVDEKDPHAPTEWNRVLRISNYKNTRAKIIKDTKKEAQVSAGDVIRLYIKFPKVLLSKIVDCKRVMFAVYGLLLHEHKNAVVNFSLQRWEEFDQPVPSKEPLIVQYGVRRYKINPIFSAASNSPNNVHKYERFLHPDSISVATCIAPVDFTQSPAIFFKQSPNDPKGIELIGSGTFLNTDYTRILAKRVVLTGFPFRFNKNVLTARYMFFNAEDVEWFKSIPLFTPKGRSGFIKEALGTHGYFKATFDGKLSAEDVVAMSLYKRIWPRASERWVSN from the coding sequence ATGGCTGGACATTCTCACAGATCATCTATAAAAAATGGTCACAAAGGGTTCAAGTCAAGACACTCGTCGAAAGGAGCTTTGAAGAGAATTTACAAGGGCAAAGTCGAGAAGAATTCTAAAAGCAGTAATGGGTCCTCTGGGAAGCCGCAGTCAAAGCTTCAGCGGAAAAATGCTGCCAGACAGCTGAGGCAACAGAAAATAATGGACACTGGGGAGATGAGAAAACTATTTGAAGGTTCCAGTGGTGCAGATAAGATTATCACCATAATACCTTTGGCGAATGACGTCGATCCTCTCGACATCTATCGGAAATTACTTGCGTCTGCAGAAGTAGATGACGTGCTCGCGGAATCGACCGAGGGACCATTTGTCAAGAATTTATATATTAAGAAATACAAAGGTAATCTGAAAATAGTCTCTCCGGATATGTCaaatttccttcaaattttggattgTGCAAAAGTTTCTGACTACGTGATATTTGGATTGAGTGGAACCAGTGAAGTGGATACGCAAGTTGGAGAACAGATCATCAGAGCACTGGAATTGCAGGGTATCGCATCTTACATGGGTGTTGTCTCCAACCTGTCAGAAGTCCATCCCAAGGAAAAGTTTCAACTTGATGTTAAAAAGTCTTTGGAAAGTTATTTCAAGCATTTCTTCCCCAACGAGGATCGCGTGTACAACTTGGAAAAACTGTCGGAGTCAAGTAACGCACTAAGGGTACTCTGTCAAAAATATCCAAGAGAAGTTAAATGGAGAGATGATAGAGGATATGTGGTGGCAGATGAAATAGATTTTGTCGAAAGAGATTTGGAATACGGCGAACTAGTCGTTGAGGGTACTGTTCGTGGTAACGGGTTTCATGCAAATAGGCTGGTTCACATACCAGAACTAGGCGATTTTCAACTTACgagaattgaaaaatgcaaatcATCcgcaagaaaaagaaaacagcaGCATTCCTCAAATGAAGACTTGAACTTGGATTTGAATCATGTTTTTGAGTCCACTGATAACAGAGAAACTTTGGATGATTATGCCCCAACCGACTACGACGTGGGTGAGTGCtatgaagatgaagaattCGAATAcgataatttgaaatccGCAAGATATGACGGTCACGGGTTTTTACCAGGTGTCCAGCAGTCTAAATCAGCTAGCACAGTTCCTAAGGGAACATCGGAATATCAAGCCAAATGGTATTTAAATGATGTTGAAGAGGTCTCTGAAGGAGTGGTAGATGACGATTTCCAAGATTTGCAAGATTTggacgaagatgaagaaatcgtGGACAGCAACGTAGACTTTGATAGCAATGGCGGTAGTGAATTAATGGAAGTAGAGGAAGACATGTCGATAGACGGTGATCAGGAACCCATGTTTGTTGATTTATCACCAGAGGAGGAAGAGAATCAACTTAATGCCTATAGAGATCTTGAGAAGGAGGATCGCGAATTTcctgatgaaattgaattaAAACCTAATGAGTCGGCTATTGAACGTTTAAAGAGATACAGAGGTTTAAAGAATCTATACAACTGTAACTGGGATGTGGATGAAAAAGATCCGCATGCTCCAACAGAGTGGAATCGTGTGTTGAGAATATCTAACTATAAAAATACCAGGGcaaaaattatcaaagataCTAAGAAGGAAGCACAAGTTTCTGCCGGTGATGTAATAAGGTTATATATTAAATTTCCAAAGGTGCTATTGTCGAAAATAGTGGATTGCAAACGAGTAATGTTTGCTGTATACGGTTTGCTCTTGCATGAGCATAAGAATGCGGTAGTAAACTTTTCTTTACAGAGATGGGAAGAATTTGATCAGCCTGTGCCATCGAAAGAACCATTAATCGTGCAATATGGAGTAAGAAGATACAAGATAAACCCAATTTTCTCGGCTGCATCAAATAGTCCGAATAATGTTCACAAATACGAAAGGTTCTTACATCCTGATAGTATATCGGTCGCAACATGTATCGCCCCTGTGGATTTTACTCAGTCACCAgctattttcttcaagcaATCTCCAAATGATCCAAAGGGAATAGAATTAATCGGTAGTGGGACATTCTTAAACACAGATTATACAAGAATACTGGCCAAAAGAGTTGTTCTTACCGGTTTCCCATTTAGATTCAATAAGAATGTGCTCACTGCCCGTTACATGTTCTTTAACGCAGAGGATGTCGAATGGTTCAAATCTATACCGTTGTTTACACCAAAAGGAAGATCAGGgtttatcaaagaagcacTTGGTACCCATGGTTATTTCAAGGCAACATTCGATGGTAAACTATCGGCTGAGGATGTCGTTGCGATGTCTCTTTACAAACGTATATGGCCAAGGGCATCTGAACGTTGGGTTTCGAACTAA
- a CDS encoding 40S ribosomal protein uS14 (similar to Saccharomyces cerevisiae RPS29B (YDL061C) and RPS29A (YLR388W); ancestral locus Anc_4.245) → MAHENVWFSHPRRFGKGSRQCRITGSHNGLIRKYGLDLCRQSFREKANDIGFYKYR, encoded by the coding sequence ATGGCTCACGAAAACGTCTGGTTCTCCCACCCAAGAAGATTCGGTAAAGGTTCCCGTCAATGTCGTATCACCGGCTCCCACAACGGTCTTATCAGAAAGTACGGTTTGGATCTATGTCGTCAATCCTTCAGAGAGAAGGCTAACGACATTGGTTTCTACAAGTACCGTTAA
- the STE23 gene encoding metalloendopeptidase (similar to Saccharomyces cerevisiae STE23 (YLR389C); ancestral locus Anc_4.246) — MSILLGANFFRRGGYLGSIVKSNFNSRRFHNTNMASESYTDFGLNFLKPDLDDRSYRYIKLPNNLKALVIQDPTTDKAAAALDVNVGAFEDPEDLPGLAHFCEHLLFMGSKKFPDENEYSSFLSKHGGSSNAYTGATNTNYYFEVNHEHLHGALDRFSGFFSCPLFNKDSTEKEIKAVDSENKKNLQSDLWRFYQLDKILTNPDHPYHKFSTGNFKTLMEIPKSKGVDTRDELLKFYDRCYSANLMKLCILGREDLDTLSKWAYELFKDVSNSGRPAPEYSATMLQKTDLQKMIHVKPVKDLKKLEITFAAPDVDRDWEAKPSNIISHLVGHEGSGSLLAHLKDIGLANGLSAGGHTVSKDNAVFSIDVDLTDEGLKNFEDVTVAVFQYIEMLKLSLPDKRIFLELEDIERAAFKFTQKAGPSNTVSSIAKRLEKEYIPVQNILATNLFTKYEPDEITKYVNSLTVENSRIMIMSKISKTDSVEKWYGTEYSLESYSTDFAKRLKSAGLNAKLHLPRPNEFIATNFNVDRITDITPLEEPLLLKEGKFSKLWYKKDDRFWQPRGYIYVSFKLPHTHASIVNTMLTTLYVHLVNDQLKDLQYDASCAYSQLSFVKTNQGLDLTISGFNDKLTILLIRFLEGVKNFSLDAKRFEILKEKAKQHLKNQLYETPYMQVSSSYTALINERSWPPRQKLEVMNEITLEQMSSFVPTLYEEMFYETLVHGNFKYDEANEIDSVVEILRSTTVSNPQIKNSRLRSFLIPEGKTLRYEKDLEDAENVNSCIQQVTQIGTINDETAAKSKLFAQMIHEPCFDTLRTKEQLGYVVFSSTLSNHGTINMRFLIQSERTTPYLEWRIDTFLEEFGKVLEQMTEGDFSRHKDALCKSLLQKYKNMREESSRFSTSIYLGDYDFTNRRTLAKLISELTKKDMMDFYNSYIVGPKASKIILHLKSQKVSNENDESLLDKDSYPSGELIKDIGEFKSGLFLAPVRQPVKKFDIFTPRL, encoded by the coding sequence ATGAGCATCCTTCTTGgagcaaatttttttcgCAGAGGAGGTTATTTAGGTTCAATTGTGAAGTCCAACTTTAATTCACGCCGTTTCCACAATACAAATATGGCATCAGAAAGTTATACAGACTTTGGgctgaattttttaaagcCCGATCTGGATGATAGGTCTTATCGTTACATTAAATTGCCTAATAATTTAAAAGCCTTGGTAATTCAGGATCCAACGACAGATAAGGCAGCGGCAGCATTGGATGTCAATGTGGGGGCATTCGAAGATCCAGAAGACTTACCAGGATTGGCACACTTTTGTGAGCATCTACTATTTATGGGTTCCAAGAAGTTTCCAGATGAAAACGAGTACTCGAGTTTCTTGAGTAAACATGGCGGCTCCTCCAATGCCTACACAGGTGCTACTAATACcaattattattttgagGTTAATCACGAGCATTTGCATGGTGCTCTAGATAGATTCTCAGGGTTCTTCTCATGTCCTTTGTTTAATAAGGATTCAACtgaaaaagagatcaaaGCAGTGGATAGtgagaataaaaagaatttacAGAGCGACTTGTGGAGATTTTATCAGTTAGATAAAATCTTGACAAATCCAGACCATCCATATCATAAATTTTCAACTGgtaatttcaaaactttaaTGGAGATTCCAAAATCGAAAGGCGTTGATACTAGAGATGAATTATTGAAGTTTTACGACAGGTGTTACTCTGCTAACTTGATGAAGCTCTGTATTTTGGGACGTGAAGATTTGGATACTCTTTCTAAATGGGCTtatgaacttttcaaagatgtaTCGAACAGTGGCCGTCCCGCCCCCGAGTATAGTGCTACCATGTTGCAGAAAACGGATTTGCAAAAGATGATTCATGTCAAACCTGTCAaggatttgaagaaattggaaattACTTTTGCCGCGCCGGATGTTGATAGAGACTGGGAAGCCAAGCCTAGCAACATCATAAGTCATCTTGTCGGACATGAGGGTTCCGGTTCCCTATTGGCTCACCTTAAGGATATTGGACTCGCTAATGGGCTGTCTGCTGGTGGGCATACagtatcaaaagataaCGCTGTATTTTCCATCGATGTTGATTTAACAGATGAAGGTCTGaaaaactttgaagatGTTACTGTCGCGGTCTTTCAGTATATTGAGATGCTGAAACTTTCTCTTCCCGACAAACGTATATTTTTGGAGttagaagatattgaaagagCAGCGTTCAAATTTACTCAGAAGGCTGGGCCAAGTAATACTGTGTCTTCAATTGCTAAACGCctagaaaaagaatatattcCTGTTCAGAATATTCTCGCCACGAACCTTTTCACCAAATATGAACCTGATGAGATTACAAAATACGTCAACTCCTTAACTGTGGAAAACTCTCGCATAATGATAATGTCCAAAATCTCTAAAACGGACTCCGTAGAAAAGTGGTACGGTACGGAGTACTCTTTGGAAAGCTACAGCACTGATTTCGCtaaaagattgaaaagtGCAGGTTTGAATGCGAAATTGCATCTTCCTCGTCCAAATGAATTTATCGCGACAAATTTTAATGTAGATAGGATTACTGATATAACACCTTTGGAGGAGCCGctattattgaaagaaggaaaatttAGTAAATTATGGTATAAAAAAGACGATAGATTTTGGCAGCCAAGAGGCTACATATACGTTTCGTTCAAACTTCCGCATACCCATGCCAGTATTGTGAATACAATGTTAACCACGCTCTATGTTCACTTAGTGAATGaccaattgaaagatttaCAATACGATGCATCTTGTGCATACTCACAATTATCATTTGTGAAGACTAACCAAGGTTTAGATTTGACCATCTCAGGATTCAACGATAAACTGACAATTTTACTAATTAGGTTTTTGGAAGGtgtcaaaaatttctctttggATGCAAAAAGATTCGAGATTTTAAAAGAGAAGGCCAAGcaacatttgaaaaatcaactTTATGAAACCCCATACATGCAGGTCTCTTCTTCCTACACGGCACTGATAAATGAAAGATCATGGCCACCAAGGCAAAAGCTTGAAGTCATGAATGAAATAACTCTTGAGCAAATGTCTTCATTCGTCCCAACACTATACGAGGAAATGTTCTACGAAACTTTAGTGCAtggcaatttcaaatatgacgaagcaaatgaaattgattcaGTAGTTGAGATACTGCGCTCTACCACTGTATCAAACCCACAAATTAAGAATAGCAGATTAAGGTCATTTTTAATTCCTGAGGGCAAGACATTGagatatgaaaaagatttagAAGATGCTGAGAATGTCAACTCGTGTATTCAACAAGTAACACAAATTGGAACTATTAACGATGAAACTGCTGCCAAAAGTAAACTATTCGCTCAAATGATCCATGAACCATGTTTCGATACCTTAAGAACCAAAGAACAACTGGGGTATGTTGTATTCAGTTCAACGTTAAGTAATCACGGAACAATTAATATGAGGTTTTTAATTCAGTCCGAACGTACCACGCCCTATCTGGAATGGCGAATCGATACATTTTTAGAAGAATTCGGCAAGGTTTTGGAGCAGATGACAGAAGGtgatttttcaagacaCAAGGATGCACTATGCAAAAGTTTActtcaaaaatataaaaacaTGAGGGAGGAAAGCTCCAGGTTTAGTACAAGCATCTATCTCGGTGATTATGACTTTACAAATCGTAGAACTTTGgcaaaattgatatcaGAGCTGACAAAGAAGGATATGATGGATTTTTACAACTCATATATCGTAGGCCCAAAGGCTTCAAAAATCATTTTACACTTGAAGTCGCAGAAGGTTTCCAATGAGAACGATGAGTCTCTGCTTGATAAGGACAGCTATCCAAGTGGTGAATTGATTAAAGATATTGGTGAGTTCAAGTCAGGATTGTTCCTCGCACCAGTACGTCAACCTgtaaaaaagtttgatattttcacaCCAAGATTGTGA
- the ECM19 gene encoding Ecm19p (similar to Saccharomyces cerevisiae ECM19 (YLR390W); ancestral locus Anc_4.247) encodes MPRIKGFDLFTIGVIIVAGVYTGTKFFEPLVIEQLRKDGHLRTDISVPKYNSEGEPVDEKSMMQLRKELEQINKLEKSQARKPQPPASTTGTSQSS; translated from the coding sequence ATGCCACGTATCAAAGGGTTTGACCTGTTTACGATCGGTGTTATAATTGTTGCAGGTGTCTATACAGGcactaaattttttgaacctCTAGTCATCGAGCAGCTACGAAAGGATGGCCATTTAAGAACTGATATTTCAGTCCCCAAATATAACAGCGAGGGGGAACCGGTTGACGAGAAGTCCATGATGCAGCTTAGAAAAGAGCTAGAGCAAATAAACAAATTAGAGAAATCACAGGCTCGCAAACCTCAACCACCTGCTTCAACCACTGGAACATCTCAAAGTTCGTGA
- the SYO1 gene encoding Syo1p (similar to Saccharomyces cerevisiae YDL063C; ancestral locus Anc_4.248) yields the protein MGKSKKRSRASNARLNPLNGAGRSNARDSSLVTNKLQPLLKNLESAIPNERAMALASISVLCEDPQMRKLLLKQKLIHIMLSRLLSDDNTDIIVESYGLLRNLSLEEGYDVSIHLWRSEIWSSISQGFDKLIESLKALQKNEQQGEKNDKIPTESRRLLFDYADNLISLVVALSNGSDDILNEILGEDKLNCVFRVVTSLLQYGIDKLPIAVLNTILDLIYDLSSESFCFIEKISNDAFLSNFIKGLPDMMNKKTFNELSKVLIQGIYLQFLDADITYDQANSIIISVCGSIENIDLEQVEANLSSNANDDELVKTQDSKVAEKIKDYTKARTGAMMKLQSIEIAIDIMTAIIEIVASLYEDGKKKIPQTLQGTLTQFLPLIFEGLGPKFASRILIAWNNLLWLYLSLGINFFDLPGEIYKSLWTYVNALPDTDIDLKLGKLSVIWALLKTISFDSDFEKWLQQFNLSNNSDFLHSVIKNYNADMSNEDLSKEDTFELGQRYCGVFSTYALFKGQIETNRIVGQFILEQLLSQDVPQGLQTEFTNSLFEIYGDGNFDYDKPVFVSGRFLEIIEKQVIPNLKSRFKFVDKNKEPQLKSKCNECISTLDSFVQYKRNE from the coding sequence ATGGGTAAgtccaaaaaaagatcaagagcGTCTAATGCCCGTTTAAATCCCCTAAATGGCGCTGGCAGAAGCAATGCCAGGGACAGCTCTTTGGTCACAAATAAGTTACAGCCACTTCTGAAGAATCTAGAGAGCGCCATTCCCAACGAGAGGGCAATGGCTCTAGCATCGATTAGTGTCCTGTGTGAGGATCCACAAATGAGGAAACTGTTGCTGAAGCAAAAGCTGATCCACATAATGTTGAGCAGGCTGTTGTCAGATGACAACACCGATATCATCGTGGAATCGTATGGCCTCCTGAGAAATCTCTCACTGGAGGAGGGATATGATGTATCAATTCACCTGTGGAGGTCTGAAATTTGGAGTAGCATATCGCAAGGATTTGATAAATTAATAGAGTCATTGAAGGCCCTACAAAAGAACGAACAACAAGgtgagaaaaatgataaaatacCCACAGAGTCAAGAAGGCTATTATTCGATTACGCCGATAACTTGATTTCCCTGGTTGTCGCATTATCCAATGGTTCCGATGACATTCTTAACGAAATTCTGGGAGAAGATAAACTGAACTGTGTATTTAGAGTCGTTACCAGCCTGCTGCAATATGGGATAGACAAGTTACCAATAGCGGTATTGAATACtattttggatttgattTATGATTTAAGCTCAGAGTCCTTCTGTTTCATTGAGAAGATAAGTAATGATGcctttttatcaaattttattaAAGGGCTACCTGATatgatgaacaaaaaaacttttAATGAACTTTCAAAAGTCTTGATCCAGGGTATTTATTTACAGTTTTTGGACGCAGACATCACTTATGATCAGGCAAATTCTATTATTATTAGCGTTTGTGGATCCATAGAGAATATCGATTTGGAACAAGTTGAAGCAAATTTGTCCAGTAACgcaaatgatgatgaactGGTTAAAACACAGGACTCTAAAGTGGCAGAAAAGATTAAGGATTATACGAAAGCGCGCACAGGTGCTATGATGAAACTACAAAGCATAGAAATTGCCATTGATATAATGACGGCTATTATTGAAATAGTCGCTTCCCTTTACGAAGAtgggaagaagaaaataccaCAAACACTCCAAGGTACTCTCACTCAATTTTTACCTCTTATCTTCGAGGGGTTAGGACCAAAGTTTGCATCGCGTATTCTCATAGCGTGGAATAATCTTTTGTGGTTATATTTAAGTTTAGgaattaatttttttgacctTCCTGGTGAGATTTATAAAAGTCTCTGGACATATGTCAATGCTTTGCCAGATACGGATATTGACTTGAAATTAGGTAAGCTAAGCGTGATATGGGCGTTGTTGAAAACTATATCTTTTGATTCCGACTTTGAGAAATGGTTACAACAattcaatttatcaaacAATTCGGACTTCCTGCATTCTGTTATTAAAAACTATAATGCGGATATGAGCAATGAAGATTTGTCAAAAGAAGACACATTTGAGTTGGGACAAAGGTATTGCGGTGTTTTTTCCACATATGCGCTTTTCAAAGGCCAAATAGAAACAAACAGAATCGTAGGCCAGTTTATTTTGGAGCAACTGTTGTCGCAGGATGTTCCACAGGGGTTGCAAACAGAATTTACTaattcattatttgaaatatatggCGATGGAAATTTCGATTACGATAAACCTGTCTTTGTTTCTGGTagatttcttgaaatcatAGAAAAGCAGGTCATTCCAAACCTTAAATCGagattcaaatttgttgataaGAACAAGGAGCCGCAATTGAAGTCAAAATGTAACGAATGCATCTCCACCTTGGACAGTTTCGTTcaatataaaagaaatgagTGA
- the UBC9 gene encoding E2 SUMO-conjugating protein UBC9 (similar to Saccharomyces cerevisiae UBC9 (YDL064W); ancestral locus Anc_4.249) — MSSLCLQRLQEERKKWRKDHPFGFYAKPTKKADGTMNLQKWEAGIPGKENTIWHEGVFPLTIEYPDEYPSKPPKVKFPAGFYHPNIYPSGTVCLSILNEDQDWRPDITLKQIVLGVQDLLDSPNPNSPAQEPAWRAFSRNKAEYEKKVITQAKQYTK; from the coding sequence ATGAGTAGTTTGTGTTTACAACGGTTGCAAGaggaaaggaaaaaatggagaaaAGATCATCCGTTTGGCTTCTATGCCAAGCCCACCAAGAAGGCTGATGGTACAatgaatttgcaaaaatggGAGGCTGGTATACCTGGCAAGGAAAACACGATTTGGCATGAGGGTGTTTTCCCCTTAACAATCGAATACCCAGATGAGTATCCATCAAAACCTCCAAAGGTAAAATTTCCTGCTGGATTTtatcatccaaatatttACCCGAGCGGTACAGTATGCTTGAGTATTCTGAACGAGGACCAAGATTGGAGACCAGACATAACCCTAAAGCAAATAGTGCTTGGAGTTCAAGACCTTCTTGATTCTCCGAATCCTAATTCTCCAGCCCAAGAACCCGCTTGGAGGGCTTTTTCTAGGAATAAAGCAGAGTATGAAAAGAAAGTCATTACACAGGCAAAACAGTACaccaaatga
- the PEX19 gene encoding Pex19p (similar to Saccharomyces cerevisiae PEX19 (YDL065C); ancestral locus Anc_4.250), producing the protein MNPDDILSGDEEEYDDLDDLLDEDPSKLLDSALETQDHNEPRQRSTVLENEDPEVQEMIDDLQREFSNMITDEGVDEKVKEEQSKNFQQILETLSKTSQSTTSGTDVSGEPHGFKNVVSKTLNRLKENGSKVDTNLAQEEKQRNTDDILSQLLSQLSGVPDGQTGADGNGENMDHAILDILNKMSSKEVLYQPMKEMHVELGKWLDIHAQDEEHLDRMETYRKQHTVVANIVSIYERDLYTNEAYREEITALLDELEQLGDSPINKGFANPGQADADAPGNDDIENFTKLLEISGDDENLGNLDKELQDTCKQQ; encoded by the coding sequence ATGAATCCAGATGACATTCTGAGTGGGGACGAGGAAGAATATGATGATCTTGATGATTTGTTGGACGAGGATCCCTCCAAGTTACTCGATTCTGCACTCGAAACGCAAGACCATAATGAGCCACGACAAAGATCCACAGTGCTCGAAAACGAGGATCCTGAGGTACAAGAGATGATTGATGATTTACAGCGGGAGTTCAGTAACATGATTACAGATGAAGGAGTGGACGAAAAAGTGAAGGAGGAACAAAGCAAGAACTTCCAGCAAATCCTTGAGACACTCAGCAAAACCAGTCAATCAACAACCAGTGGAACAGATGTCAGCGGAGAGCCGCATGGATTCAAGAACGTCGTGTCGAAAACTCTAAACCGCCTGAAAGAGAATGGCAGCAAAGTGGATACAAATCTGGCGCAAGAGGAAAAGCAGCGCAACACTGACGATATACTTTCGCAGCTACTTTCGCAGCTGAGCGGCGTCCCAGATGGCCAAACTGGAGCAGATGGCAATGGAGAGAACATGGACCACGCCATACTGGACATTTTGAACAAGATGTCGTCGAAAGAGGTTCTTTACCAGCCGATGAAGGAGATGCACGTAGAACTGGGCAAGTGGCTGGACATTCACGCACAAGATGAAGAGCACTTGGACAGAATGGAAACGTACCGAAAACAGCACACTGTCGTCGCAAACATTGTAAGCATTTACGAGCGCGATCTCTACACAAACGAAGCGTACCGCGAGGAGATAACGGCATTGCTGGACGAGCTAGAACAGCTGGGCGACTCTCCTATCAACAAGGGGTTCGCCAATCCGGGCCAAGCCGACGCTGATGCGCCTGGCAACGACGATATCGAGAATTTTACCAAACTGCTAGAGATATCTGGCGACGACGAGAACCTGGGGAACTTGGATAAAGAGCTACAGGACACTTGCAAGCAGCAATAG